In one Zobellia galactanivorans genomic region, the following are encoded:
- a CDS encoding pyridoxamine 5'-phosphate oxidase family protein has protein sequence MNEISVSESTSILRKNYTGHLAYISDGKPYVVPITYYFDPEDNTLISYTTEGHKVNALRKNSSVSLVVEEIQSMVNWESALVLGEFEELNGEKAKEKLHTFVEGIKGIIHRQEHKNVEFINEFSSKSYSRGNPIIYIIKILEITGRRRET, from the coding sequence ATGAATGAAATCTCAGTTAGTGAAAGTACCAGTATCCTTAGAAAAAATTACACCGGCCATCTGGCGTATATCTCAGACGGAAAACCCTATGTAGTACCCATAACGTACTATTTCGACCCTGAGGACAATACTCTCATAAGCTACACCACGGAAGGTCATAAAGTGAATGCATTGAGAAAAAATTCATCCGTTTCCCTGGTAGTGGAAGAAATCCAATCCATGGTGAATTGGGAATCCGCCCTTGTCCTTGGCGAATTTGAAGAGCTTAATGGCGAAAAGGCCAAAGAGAAACTTCATACCTTTGTAGAAGGCATAAAAGGGATTATCCATAGGCAGGAGCATAAAAATGTTGAATTTATCAATGAGTTTTCAAGTAAATCCTATTCTAGGGGCAATCCTATCATATATATAATCAAAATCCTTGAGATTACCGGTAGGC